The proteins below come from a single Mytilus edulis chromosome 5, xbMytEdul2.2, whole genome shotgun sequence genomic window:
- the LOC139522731 gene encoding cleavage and polyadenylation specificity factor subunit 1-like isoform X3, with translation MSLQFVKLPGANRDALLLSFSDAKLSVVEYDPSTHDLQTTSLHYFEEPALKDGFAVTYSIPEIRVDPDGRCAAMLIYGTRLVILPFRRDAVIEDSDISGGGKSPIMSSYIIDLKSFDEKITNVKDFQFLHGYYEPTVFMLYEPFQTWAGRTAVRADTCCIAAISLNIQERVNPVIWSMNNLPFDCCKVMAVPKPIGGVMVVAVNSLLYLNQSVPPYGVALNSIASSSTLFPLRTQEGIRIALDCSQAAFMTNDRLVLSLKGGELYVLTLVVDGMRSVRSFHFDKSAASVLTTCMCICEEGFLFLGSRLGNSLLLKYTEKAQDQIIELREEPKKEEPPTKKKKVTESEVASDVSQIENLYELEVYGSAENPKGTTIANYSFEVCDNIWNIAPCANIVMGEPAFLSEEFSGTDNPDIELVTTSGYSKNGALSVLQRTIRPQIVTTFELPGCIDMWTVKGELPEEEGGSRTSIEGETPNTEQEDKDSVKDGHAFLILSREDSSMILQTGQEIMELDHSGFSTQTATIFAGNIGDDKYIIQVSPSGVRLLEGVKQLQYLTVEQTSTICHCSVSDPYALLMTEAGMIFLLTLKQDAVSGNSRLSMTKPLLPQHSKILTLCTYKDRSGLFRTKPVNENEVPAPVETKPNRSSIEKVYNMDSSNVDDEDELLYGDTDTSVFSSSMDTSQTEVKSPTKSSRLQNDVKPTYWALVCRENGVLEIYSMPDFKLSYYVKNFPMGQKILVDSVQVKDKLSTGSSSFADRSDKLLGEIPALKEILMVGLGYRKTRPYLMARIEDDFYMYEAFPYFQASIDNHLKLRFKKVQHNLIMKDRKSRKKRIEDEGLPDETIRQQRVARLRYFEDVAGYSGVFVCGPYPHWIFMTTRGSLRIHPMIIDGPITCFSSFHNVNCPKGFLYFNKLGELRITVLPTHLTYDAPWAVRKIPLRCTPHFVAYHPDSKTYAVVTSTPENCNKLPKTTSEERDWDTLEKDERFIYPQLNTYALQLYSPTSWEVVPNTSVVLQEWEVCTTMKNVLLRSEENVHGFKSFLCMGTTLSLGEENISRGRILILDVIEVVPEPGMPLTKHKIKVLYDKEQKGPVTALAQIQGFLLTAIGQKLYIWQLKDNDLIGVAFIDTFTYINTLSTVKNIILAGDIIKSIALYRYQEELKVLSLVSRVSVKVINIILAGDIIKSIALYRYQEELKVLSLVSRDIKPLETYTAEYMVDNTQLCFLVSDKMKNILMYAYHPEARESIGGQRLLRKADFNVGSHINSMFRVLCRSDPAVDKRAYNADRKHITYFASLDGTLGFVLPISEKVYRRLLMLQNAMTTQIQHIAGLNPRTYRAVQSIRQELRNPQKNILDGDLLWKYLHLSMMEKTEIAKRIGTSLEQLTDDLMDIDRLTLHF, from the exons ATGTCTCTACAGTTTGTTAAGTTACCAGGAGCAAACAGGGATGCACTTTTACTAAGTTTTTCTGACGCAAAG TTATCAGTAGTTGAGTATGACCCTAGTACCCATGATCTCCAAACAACATCATTACATTACTTTGAGGAACCTGCATTGAAG GATGGATTTGCAGTCACTTACAGCATTCCAGAAATCAGAGTAGATCCTGATGGCCGATGTGCAGCAATGTTAATTTACGGAACAAGACTTGTTATTCTGCCATTCCGTCGAGACGCTGTCATAGAGGACTCTGATATCTCCGGAGGAGGGAAATCACCTATCATGTCATCATATATCATTGATCTCAAAAGTTTTGATGAGAAGATCACCAATGTTAAAGATTTTCAGTTTCTACATGGTTATTATGAACCAActgtatttatgttatatgaaccTTTCCAGACATGGGCTGG GAGGACAGCAGTCAGAGCAGACACATGTTGTATAGCTGCTATTTCTTTGAATATACAGGAGCGAGTCAATCCTGTTATCTGGTCTATGAACAATCTACCATTTGATTGTTGTAAAGTAATGGCTGTACCTAAACCTATTG GTGGTGTTATGGTAGTGGCAGTTAATTCATTGTTATATCTTAATCAAAGTGTGCCACCTTACGGTGTAGCCCTCAACAGCATTGCATCATCCAGTACATTGTTTCCTTTGA GAACACAAGAAGGCATCAGAATAGCTTTAGATTGTTCACAGGCAGCTTTTATGACCAATGATAGACTGGTTCTGTCACTCAAAGGGGGAGAACT ATATGTCCTGACATTAGTTGTTGATGGCATGAGAAGTGTAAGAAGTTTCCACTTTGATAAATCAGCTGCTAGCGTCCTTACTACATGT atgtgTATATGTGAGGAAGGGTTTTTATTTCTTGGATCAAGACTTGGGAATTCTTTGTTGCTTAAATATACAGAGAAGGCACAGGACCAGATAATAGAATTAAGAGAAGAACCAAAAAAG GAAGAACCACCAACTAAGAAAAAGAAAGTAACAGAATCAGAAGTTG CTTCTGATGTATCACAGATTGAAAATTTATACGAGTTAGAAGTTTATGGTAGTGCTGAAAACCCAAAAGGAACAACTATTGCAAATTACTCCTTTGAG GTATGTGATAACATTTGGAACATAGCACCGTGTGCCAATATTGTAATGGGGGAACCAGCTTTCTTGTCAGAGGAATTCAGTGGTACAGATAATCCAGATATAGAACTGGTTACAACATCAGGTTACAGTAAGAATGGTGCCCTGTCTGTCCTACAGAGAACAATCAGGCCCCAGATAGTGACGACCTTTGAACTTCCAGGTTGTATAGACATGTGGACAGTAAAGGGAGAGCTACCCGAGGAAGAAGGGGGAAGTAGG ACGAGTATTGAAGGAGAAACACCAAACACAGAACAGGAAGACAAAGATTCTGTCAAGGACGGTCATGCTTTCTTAATCCTCAGTCGTGAAGACTCCAGTATG attttacaGACCGGTCAAGAGATTATGGAATTAGATCACAGTGGATTCAGTACTCAAACAGCTACAATCTTTGCTGGAAACATTGGTGACGACAAATACATCATACAAGTGTCTCCATCTGGTGTTAGACTGTTAGAGGGAG TAAAACAGCTACAGTACCTGACTGTAGAACAGACATCAACTATTTGTCACTGTAGTGTATCTGATCCTTATGCACTGTTAATGACAGAGGCAGGCATGATTTTCTTGTTGACCTTAAAACAAGATGCAGTTAGTGGGAACAGTCGTCTCTCAATGACCAAGCCCTTACTTCCCCAG CACTCAAAGATTTTAACATTGTGTACTTATAAAGATAGAAGTGGTTTATTTAGAACCAAACCTGTCAATGAAAATGAGGTGCCAGCTCCAGTGGAGACAAAACCTAATAGAAGTTCCATTGAAAAGGTCTATAATATGGATTCCAG CAATGTTGATGATGAAGATGAGTTATTGTATGGTGACACAGATACATCAGTTTTTTCTTCATCAATGGATACCTCACAGACAGAGGTCAAAAG TCCAACAAAGTCTTCTCGTCTCCAGAATGATGTAAAGCCAACATACTGGGCCTTAGTTTGTAGAGAAAATGGTGTTTTAGAG ATATACAGTATGCCAGACTTTAAGTTATCTTATTATGTTAAGAATTTCCCTATGGGCCAGAAGATCTTGGTAGACAGTGTTCAGGTTAAAGACAAACTCAG TACAGGGTCATCATCCTTTGCAGACAGAAGTGATAAATTACTTGGAGAGATACCAGcattaaaagaaattttaatgGTTGGTTTGGGCTATCGTAAAACAAGACCTTATTTAATG gCCAGAATTGAAGATGACTTTTACATGTATGAAGCATTTCCATACTTCCAAGCTTCAATAGATAACCATCTAAAGTTACGATTTAAAAAAGTGCAGCATAATCTGATAATGAAAGATAGGAAATCCAGAAAGAAACGTATAGAAGACGAAGGGCTTCCTGACGAGACGATAAGACAACAAAGAGTTGCTAGGCTCAGATATTTTGAAGATGTCGCAGGTTACAGTGGG GTATTTGTGTGTGGACCTTACCCCCACTGGATCTTCATGACGACACGAGGAAGTCTACGAATACATCCCATGATTATAGACGGACCTATCACATGTTTCTCATCATTCCATAATGTCAACTGTCCTAAAGGTTTCCTCTACTTTAACAAACTG GGAGAGTTGAGAATCACTGTATTACCAACACATTTGACATATGATGCACCATGGGCAGTGAGGAAAATACCTTTGAGATGCACCCCACATTTTGTAGCTTACCATCCAGACAGTAAG ACATACGCAGTTGTCACCAGTACTCCAGAAAACTGTAACAAACTTCCAAAAACAACATCTGAAGAAAGAGACTGGGATACATTAGAAAAAG ATGAGAGATTTATCTACCCTCAGTTAAATACCTACGCCTTACAATTATACAGTCCTACATCCTGGGAAGTCGTACCTAACACCAG TGTAGTCCTTCAGGAATGGGAAGTATGTACCACCATGAAGAATGTTCTGCTGAGGTCAGAGGAAAATGTACATGGTTTCAAATCATTCCTATGTATGGGAACAACTCTATCCCTAGGGGAGGAGAATATCTCTAGAGGCAGG ATTTTAATACTGGATGTTATAGAAGTTGTACCAGAACCAGGAATGCCTCTCACTAAACACAAAATTAAG GTTCTATATGATAAGGAACAGAAGGGACCAGTAACAGCTCTAGCACAGATTCAGGGATTTCTACTTACAGCAATAGGTCAAAAG CTTTATATCTGGCAGTTAAAAGACAATGATCTGATTGGCGTGGCCTTCATTGACACATTCACTTACATCAACACATTGAGTACAGTTAAAAATATCATCTTAGCAGGGGACATCATCAAAAGTATCGCTTTATATAGATATCAGGAGGAACTTAAAGTTCTGTCTCTCGTCAGCAGGGTAAGTGTCAAAGTTATAAACATCATCTTAGCAGGGGACATCATCAAGAGTATCGCTTTATATAGATATCAGGAGGAACTTAAAGTTCTGTCTCTCGTCAGCAGG GATATAAAGCCTTTAGAAACTTATACAGCAGAGTATATGGTGGATAATACACAGCTATGTTTTCTAG tGTCAGACAAAATGAAGAACATATTAATGTATGCTTATCATCCTGAAG CTAGAGAGAGTATAGGAGGACAACGACTACTGAGGAAGGCAGATTTTAATGTTGGATCACACATCAACAGCATGTTCAGAGTATTATGTCGTAGTGATCCAGCTGTAGATAAGAGGGCATACAATGCTGATAGGAAACATATTACATACTTTG
- the LOC139522731 gene encoding cleavage and polyadenylation specificity factor subunit 1-like isoform X4: protein MGWVCTLAVFMLYEPFQTWAGRTAVRADTCCIAAISLNIQERVNPVIWSMNNLPFDCCKVMAVPKPIGGVMVVAVNSLLYLNQSVPPYGVALNSIASSSTLFPLRTQEGIRIALDCSQAAFMTNDRLVLSLKGGELYVLTLVVDGMRSVRSFHFDKSAASVLTTCMCICEEGFLFLGSRLGNSLLLKYTEKAQDQIIELREEPKKEEPPTKKKKVTESEVASDVSQIENLYELEVYGSAENPKGTTIANYSFEVCDNIWNIAPCANIVMGEPAFLSEEFSGTDNPDIELVTTSGYSKNGALSVLQRTIRPQIVTTFELPGCIDMWTVKGELPEEEGGSRTSIEGETPNTEQEDKDSVKDGHAFLILSREDSSMILQTGQEIMELDHSGFSTQTATIFAGNIGDDKYIIQVSPSGVRLLEGVKQLQYLTVEQTSTICHCSVSDPYALLMTEAGMIFLLTLKQDAVSGNSRLSMTKPLLPQHSKILTLCTYKDRSGLFRTKPVNENEVPAPVETKPNRSSIEKVYNMDSSNVDDEDELLYGDTDTSVFSSSMDTSQTEVKSPTKSSRLQNDVKPTYWALVCRENGVLEIYSMPDFKLSYYVKNFPMGQKILVDSVQVKDKLSTGSSSFADRSDKLLGEIPALKEILMVGLGYRKTRPYLMARIEDDFYMYEAFPYFQASIDNHLKLRFKKVQHNLIMKDRKSRKKRIEDEGLPDETIRQQRVARLRYFEDVAGYSGVFVCGPYPHWIFMTTRGSLRIHPMIIDGPITCFSSFHNVNCPKGFLYFNKLGELRITVLPTHLTYDAPWAVRKIPLRCTPHFVAYHPDSKTYAVVTSTPENCNKLPKTTSEERDWDTLEKDERFIYPQLNTYALQLYSPTSWEVVPNTSVVLQEWEVCTTMKNVLLRSEENVHGFKSFLCMGTTLSLGEENISRGRILILDVIEVVPEPGMPLTKHKIKVLYDKEQKGPVTALAQIQGFLLTAIGQKLYIWQLKDNDLIGVAFIDTFTYINTLSTVKNIILAGDIIKSIALYRYQEELKVLSLVSRVSVKVINIILAGDIIKSIALYRYQEELKVLSLVSRDIKPLETYTAEYMVDNTQLCFLVSDKMKNILMYAYHPEARESIGGQRLLRKADFNVGSHINSMFRVLCRSDPAVDKRAYNADRKHITYFASLDGTLGFVLPISEKVYRRLLMLQNAMTTQIQHIAGLNPRTYRAVQSIRQELRNPQKNILDGDLLWKYLHLSMMEKTEIAKRIGTSLEQLTDDLMDIDRLTLHF from the exons ATGGGCTGGGTATGTACACTAGctgtatttatgttatatgaaccTTTCCAGACATGGGCTGG GAGGACAGCAGTCAGAGCAGACACATGTTGTATAGCTGCTATTTCTTTGAATATACAGGAGCGAGTCAATCCTGTTATCTGGTCTATGAACAATCTACCATTTGATTGTTGTAAAGTAATGGCTGTACCTAAACCTATTG GTGGTGTTATGGTAGTGGCAGTTAATTCATTGTTATATCTTAATCAAAGTGTGCCACCTTACGGTGTAGCCCTCAACAGCATTGCATCATCCAGTACATTGTTTCCTTTGA GAACACAAGAAGGCATCAGAATAGCTTTAGATTGTTCACAGGCAGCTTTTATGACCAATGATAGACTGGTTCTGTCACTCAAAGGGGGAGAACT ATATGTCCTGACATTAGTTGTTGATGGCATGAGAAGTGTAAGAAGTTTCCACTTTGATAAATCAGCTGCTAGCGTCCTTACTACATGT atgtgTATATGTGAGGAAGGGTTTTTATTTCTTGGATCAAGACTTGGGAATTCTTTGTTGCTTAAATATACAGAGAAGGCACAGGACCAGATAATAGAATTAAGAGAAGAACCAAAAAAG GAAGAACCACCAACTAAGAAAAAGAAAGTAACAGAATCAGAAGTTG CTTCTGATGTATCACAGATTGAAAATTTATACGAGTTAGAAGTTTATGGTAGTGCTGAAAACCCAAAAGGAACAACTATTGCAAATTACTCCTTTGAG GTATGTGATAACATTTGGAACATAGCACCGTGTGCCAATATTGTAATGGGGGAACCAGCTTTCTTGTCAGAGGAATTCAGTGGTACAGATAATCCAGATATAGAACTGGTTACAACATCAGGTTACAGTAAGAATGGTGCCCTGTCTGTCCTACAGAGAACAATCAGGCCCCAGATAGTGACGACCTTTGAACTTCCAGGTTGTATAGACATGTGGACAGTAAAGGGAGAGCTACCCGAGGAAGAAGGGGGAAGTAGG ACGAGTATTGAAGGAGAAACACCAAACACAGAACAGGAAGACAAAGATTCTGTCAAGGACGGTCATGCTTTCTTAATCCTCAGTCGTGAAGACTCCAGTATG attttacaGACCGGTCAAGAGATTATGGAATTAGATCACAGTGGATTCAGTACTCAAACAGCTACAATCTTTGCTGGAAACATTGGTGACGACAAATACATCATACAAGTGTCTCCATCTGGTGTTAGACTGTTAGAGGGAG TAAAACAGCTACAGTACCTGACTGTAGAACAGACATCAACTATTTGTCACTGTAGTGTATCTGATCCTTATGCACTGTTAATGACAGAGGCAGGCATGATTTTCTTGTTGACCTTAAAACAAGATGCAGTTAGTGGGAACAGTCGTCTCTCAATGACCAAGCCCTTACTTCCCCAG CACTCAAAGATTTTAACATTGTGTACTTATAAAGATAGAAGTGGTTTATTTAGAACCAAACCTGTCAATGAAAATGAGGTGCCAGCTCCAGTGGAGACAAAACCTAATAGAAGTTCCATTGAAAAGGTCTATAATATGGATTCCAG CAATGTTGATGATGAAGATGAGTTATTGTATGGTGACACAGATACATCAGTTTTTTCTTCATCAATGGATACCTCACAGACAGAGGTCAAAAG TCCAACAAAGTCTTCTCGTCTCCAGAATGATGTAAAGCCAACATACTGGGCCTTAGTTTGTAGAGAAAATGGTGTTTTAGAG ATATACAGTATGCCAGACTTTAAGTTATCTTATTATGTTAAGAATTTCCCTATGGGCCAGAAGATCTTGGTAGACAGTGTTCAGGTTAAAGACAAACTCAG TACAGGGTCATCATCCTTTGCAGACAGAAGTGATAAATTACTTGGAGAGATACCAGcattaaaagaaattttaatgGTTGGTTTGGGCTATCGTAAAACAAGACCTTATTTAATG gCCAGAATTGAAGATGACTTTTACATGTATGAAGCATTTCCATACTTCCAAGCTTCAATAGATAACCATCTAAAGTTACGATTTAAAAAAGTGCAGCATAATCTGATAATGAAAGATAGGAAATCCAGAAAGAAACGTATAGAAGACGAAGGGCTTCCTGACGAGACGATAAGACAACAAAGAGTTGCTAGGCTCAGATATTTTGAAGATGTCGCAGGTTACAGTGGG GTATTTGTGTGTGGACCTTACCCCCACTGGATCTTCATGACGACACGAGGAAGTCTACGAATACATCCCATGATTATAGACGGACCTATCACATGTTTCTCATCATTCCATAATGTCAACTGTCCTAAAGGTTTCCTCTACTTTAACAAACTG GGAGAGTTGAGAATCACTGTATTACCAACACATTTGACATATGATGCACCATGGGCAGTGAGGAAAATACCTTTGAGATGCACCCCACATTTTGTAGCTTACCATCCAGACAGTAAG ACATACGCAGTTGTCACCAGTACTCCAGAAAACTGTAACAAACTTCCAAAAACAACATCTGAAGAAAGAGACTGGGATACATTAGAAAAAG ATGAGAGATTTATCTACCCTCAGTTAAATACCTACGCCTTACAATTATACAGTCCTACATCCTGGGAAGTCGTACCTAACACCAG TGTAGTCCTTCAGGAATGGGAAGTATGTACCACCATGAAGAATGTTCTGCTGAGGTCAGAGGAAAATGTACATGGTTTCAAATCATTCCTATGTATGGGAACAACTCTATCCCTAGGGGAGGAGAATATCTCTAGAGGCAGG ATTTTAATACTGGATGTTATAGAAGTTGTACCAGAACCAGGAATGCCTCTCACTAAACACAAAATTAAG GTTCTATATGATAAGGAACAGAAGGGACCAGTAACAGCTCTAGCACAGATTCAGGGATTTCTACTTACAGCAATAGGTCAAAAG CTTTATATCTGGCAGTTAAAAGACAATGATCTGATTGGCGTGGCCTTCATTGACACATTCACTTACATCAACACATTGAGTACAGTTAAAAATATCATCTTAGCAGGGGACATCATCAAAAGTATCGCTTTATATAGATATCAGGAGGAACTTAAAGTTCTGTCTCTCGTCAGCAGGGTAAGTGTCAAAGTTATAAACATCATCTTAGCAGGGGACATCATCAAGAGTATCGCTTTATATAGATATCAGGAGGAACTTAAAGTTCTGTCTCTCGTCAGCAGG GATATAAAGCCTTTAGAAACTTATACAGCAGAGTATATGGTGGATAATACACAGCTATGTTTTCTAG tGTCAGACAAAATGAAGAACATATTAATGTATGCTTATCATCCTGAAG CTAGAGAGAGTATAGGAGGACAACGACTACTGAGGAAGGCAGATTTTAATGTTGGATCACACATCAACAGCATGTTCAGAGTATTATGTCGTAGTGATCCAGCTGTAGATAAGAGGGCATACAATGCTGATAGGAAACATATTACATACTTTG